A part of Nitrospira sp. genomic DNA contains:
- a CDS encoding universal stress protein codes for MGMHGNAIRRVMVGTDRSKTADHAVQWAAEFANRYGAELFVAQVIVPNHPATTEFGAAEHTRAAAANEELAQVVRQLAGERGHALVIIDSDPALAIVRAAESEAIDVLVVGNSGMAGRKEFLLGNVPNRISHNSHCTVIIVNTLLSRGEQVPESVRVLQSKGESHTSEPHLAGRAMHIATVMAKHGLKELFSQPDQSDGSIRRQQAKRLRTALEELGPTFSKLGQVLSTRPDLLPAEYIEELAMLQSHVPPMSEREVVRVAEQELGVPWEDVFESIDPKPLAAGTIAQVHRATLEHGDRVVVKVQRPTARVDIEQDLALLEIFAQKVGQRQALNQVVNMEAVFKHLSTSLQRELDFCQEVENIGRMQTVLTDYDRLAVPAVYRELSTSRLLVMEEIQGGPIAQAPEGQERIEAARQLLESFYKQIVVDGFFHADPHPGNLMWWKNRIYILDFGMVGAIDASVREHLMLLLMALWKEDVVFLSDVTLMMTGAIDRSDLDVQRFQSEVGDVMAKYRKAALAEMQIGPLLQEMSTIAFRHGVPMPASLTLAAKALAQVQLATANLDPKLDPYDVAGKFLMRVMIKRMGAALDPKALAYQVQKFKVRAERVTEAIEHLIGARPGQKLVVNFKANSLEEMVRRTGRRLALGVAAATSILSSALTVMSGTVADWIPVTFGIVAGLLTLGLVFDLMRGR; via the coding sequence ATGGGCATGCATGGCAACGCCATACGACGCGTGATGGTGGGTACGGACCGCTCCAAAACGGCAGACCACGCTGTTCAGTGGGCCGCTGAGTTCGCCAACCGCTATGGGGCAGAGCTGTTTGTGGCGCAGGTGATCGTGCCGAACCACCCGGCCACCACGGAATTCGGCGCAGCTGAACATACGCGAGCCGCTGCCGCCAATGAGGAGCTTGCACAGGTCGTGAGGCAGCTGGCTGGAGAGCGAGGGCATGCTCTTGTCATCATAGATTCCGATCCGGCATTGGCAATCGTCCGTGCCGCTGAGAGCGAAGCCATTGATGTCCTGGTGGTTGGTAATTCGGGCATGGCCGGACGAAAGGAGTTCTTGCTCGGTAACGTACCGAATCGCATCAGCCACAATTCCCATTGCACCGTCATTATTGTGAATACCCTCCTGTCCAGAGGTGAGCAGGTTCCTGAATCGGTGCGAGTGCTTCAGTCCAAGGGTGAATCTCACACGTCTGAGCCTCACCTGGCGGGACGAGCCATGCATATCGCGACGGTCATGGCGAAGCATGGCCTCAAGGAGCTCTTCAGCCAGCCCGATCAATCAGACGGATCCATTCGCCGTCAGCAGGCCAAGCGCCTACGCACGGCGCTGGAGGAACTGGGCCCGACCTTTTCAAAGCTCGGCCAGGTGCTGTCGACCCGCCCGGATCTCCTTCCTGCGGAATACATCGAAGAACTCGCGATGTTGCAGAGTCACGTGCCTCCCATGTCCGAGCGTGAAGTCGTTCGAGTCGCTGAACAAGAGTTGGGGGTGCCGTGGGAGGATGTGTTTGAGTCGATCGATCCCAAACCACTCGCCGCCGGGACCATTGCCCAAGTCCATCGGGCCACACTCGAACACGGCGACCGAGTCGTCGTCAAAGTTCAACGACCCACTGCCCGAGTGGACATCGAGCAGGATCTCGCCCTGCTCGAGATATTCGCTCAGAAAGTCGGGCAACGTCAGGCCCTCAACCAAGTAGTGAATATGGAGGCGGTATTCAAGCACCTCTCCACGTCGCTCCAGCGTGAACTCGACTTTTGCCAAGAAGTTGAGAATATCGGGCGGATGCAGACCGTGCTCACAGACTATGATCGGTTGGCGGTCCCCGCTGTGTATCGGGAGCTGTCGACGTCTCGCTTATTGGTGATGGAGGAGATTCAAGGCGGCCCGATCGCACAGGCGCCGGAAGGCCAGGAGCGTATCGAGGCGGCCCGCCAGCTGTTGGAAAGTTTCTACAAGCAGATCGTCGTCGACGGTTTCTTCCATGCCGATCCTCACCCGGGCAATCTCATGTGGTGGAAGAACCGCATTTACATTCTCGACTTTGGAATGGTCGGCGCCATCGATGCCAGCGTACGGGAACATCTCATGTTGTTGCTGATGGCTCTGTGGAAGGAAGATGTGGTGTTTCTCAGCGATGTCACGCTGATGATGACGGGTGCGATCGACCGCAGTGATCTGGACGTCCAACGGTTTCAAAGCGAAGTCGGTGACGTGATGGCGAAATACCGCAAGGCGGCTCTCGCCGAGATGCAGATCGGACCGCTGTTGCAGGAAATGAGCACAATCGCATTTCGGCACGGCGTGCCGATGCCGGCGTCGCTGACACTCGCAGCCAAGGCGCTGGCGCAGGTCCAACTGGCGACGGCGAATCTCGATCCAAAACTCGATCCATATGACGTCGCCGGCAAGTTTTTGATGCGCGTCATGATCAAGCGCATGGGAGCCGCGCTCGATCCCAAAGCACTCGCATACCAGGTGCAAAAGTTTAAAGTACGAGCCGAACGGGTGACCGAAGCGATCGAACACCTGATCGGTGCTCGTCCCGGTCAGAAACTTGTGGTGAATTTCAAGGCCAATTCGCTCGAAGAGATGGTTCGACGGACGGGACGGCGCCTTGCGCTGGGCGTTGCCGCTGCAACAAGCATCCTCTCTAGTGCGCTCACGGTCATGTCGGGAACAGTTGCAGATTGGATACCGGTCACGTTTGGGATCGTCGCCGGACTGCTGACCCTTGGACTGGTCTTCGATCTCATGCGGGGACGTTGA